One Streptomyces sp. R28 DNA window includes the following coding sequences:
- a CDS encoding DUF3105 domain-containing protein, giving the protein MGSAKNQSNASRKARIEEMRRAEQARERRNRILTIGASVVIVAGLVVGGVVLVRSQSDKSDAAADSSTTGKFVTGKDGVRTWEGKLGRTHVAKSVKYSSEPPVGGDHNQVWMNCNGDVYTKELKNEHAVHSLEHGAVWVTYTSKASKADVEALAAKVKKTPYTLMSPDDKQKDPIMLTAWGHQRTVTGASDPNVAKFFETYVQGKQTPEPGAACTGGLSE; this is encoded by the coding sequence ATGGGCTCCGCCAAGAACCAGAGCAACGCCTCGCGCAAGGCGCGAATAGAGGAGATGCGGCGCGCCGAGCAGGCCCGTGAGCGGCGCAACCGCATCCTCACGATCGGGGCCAGCGTGGTGATCGTCGCCGGTCTCGTCGTCGGCGGTGTCGTGCTCGTCCGGTCGCAGTCCGACAAGAGCGACGCGGCGGCCGACTCCAGCACCACCGGCAAGTTCGTGACCGGCAAGGACGGCGTGCGGACCTGGGAAGGGAAGCTGGGCCGCACCCACGTCGCCAAGAGCGTGAAGTACTCCTCGGAGCCCCCGGTCGGCGGCGACCACAACCAGGTGTGGATGAACTGCAACGGCGACGTCTACACCAAGGAGCTCAAGAACGAGCACGCGGTGCACTCGCTGGAGCACGGCGCGGTGTGGGTGACGTACACCTCCAAGGCGTCCAAGGCCGACGTCGAGGCGCTGGCGGCGAAGGTGAAGAAGACGCCGTACACGCTGATGAGCCCGGACGACAAGCAGAAGGACCCGATCATGCTCACCGCGTGGGGCCACCAGCGCACGGTGACCGGCGCGAGCGACCCGAACGTCGCCAAGTTCTTCGAGACGTACGTCCAGGGCAAGCAGACGCCCGAGCCGGGCGCGGCGTGCACGGGCGGTCTGTCGGAGTGA
- a CDS encoding DUF305 domain-containing protein, translated as MRQHVGWTAGTAAAVLVAAGAITYAVAEDGGASSTPSADSADAGFARDMAVHHQQAVEMSYIVRDRTKDEEVRRLAYDIAQTQANQRGMLLGWLDLWGAPKVSSDAPMTWMGMGDMASGKDGALMPGMATNTEMKKLDGLSGRQAEIFYLQLMTDHHKGGIHMAEGCVDKCTVGVEKRLAQGMVDGQKSEIDLMTGMLKERGAKPRS; from the coding sequence GTGAGGCAGCACGTCGGCTGGACAGCGGGAACCGCGGCGGCAGTGCTCGTCGCGGCCGGCGCGATCACCTACGCGGTCGCCGAGGACGGTGGTGCGAGCAGTACGCCGAGCGCCGACTCGGCGGACGCCGGGTTCGCGCGGGACATGGCGGTGCACCACCAGCAGGCCGTGGAGATGTCGTACATCGTGCGCGACCGCACGAAGGACGAAGAGGTACGGCGGCTCGCGTACGACATCGCCCAGACACAGGCCAACCAGCGCGGCATGCTGCTGGGCTGGCTGGACCTGTGGGGGGCGCCGAAGGTGTCGTCGGACGCGCCGATGACCTGGATGGGCATGGGCGACATGGCCTCCGGCAAGGACGGCGCGCTGATGCCGGGCATGGCGACCAACACGGAGATGAAGAAGCTCGACGGCCTCAGCGGCAGGCAGGCGGAGATCTTCTACCTCCAGCTGATGACGGACCATCACAAGGGCGGCATCCACATGGCCGAGGGCTGTGTCGACAAGTGCACGGTCGGCGTGGAGAAGCGGCTCGCGCAGGGCATGGTGGACGGGCAGAAGTCGGAGATCGACCTGATGACGGGCATGCTGAAGGAGCGGGGCGCGAAGCCGCGGTCGTAG